TTCACAATGACTTTATAACTCGTGAGCGGTCGTCCTTTCCAGTTAATGCTGATAAACGAAAACAGCCTATGCTCAATTTGGTTCCACTTGCTGGTGCCGGGAGGAAAATGACAGACGGTAATCTTTAATCCGGCCTCATCCGCGAATTTTTGCAATTCGGCTTTCCACAGCTTGAGCCGATACCCATTGCTGCCACCCGCGTCCGCGGTAATCAGCAAGCGTTTTGATTTCGGATACTTCTTTTTCCCCAGATGTTTCCACCAGCGCCGTATCGTGGTGACGGCAAACTCAGCGGTATCATGGGTAATGCCAACACTGATGTACCCCTGATCTGCACCGATGTCATATACCCCATAGGGAACGGCCTTGGGTTGTTTCGGATCGGGAAAATCGTGAATATTGACTTCAATGGGTTTGCCTTTCGGAAGCCAAGTTTTACCAGGGTTTTTGTAAGAACCGACCAACTCCTTCTTTTTGGTGTCTACCGAGACAACAGGATCGCCGGCGTTAAGAAATTGGTGAGCTTGTGAGTTGATATATTCAAACTGTTGATTGCGATCAGGATGATCAGAACCCTCCTTGGTTTTTCGGTTGGCTTGCAGACTGTAGTTGGAATCTTTCAAAAGCTTGGCAACCGTGACATAGCTTATAGCGTGGTTCTTTTTTACCAGTTCATCCGCGAGAGTGCGTGT
The DNA window shown above is from bacterium and carries:
- a CDS encoding ISAzo13 family transposase; this translates as MHNLKAYKNKYKRLLPELSERARRLVVASDAKMLGRGGTTFLHNASGISRVTITKGIKELEMGLSPPGGKSRQPGGGRKKIEHTDPTIRQDLDQLVVNSSRGDPESPLLWTIKSTRTLADELVKKNHAISYVTVAKLLKDSNYSLQANRKTKEGSDHPDRNQQFEYINSQAHQFLNAGDPVVSVDTKKKELVGSYKNPGKTWLPKGKPIEVNIHDFPDPKQPKAVPYGVYDIGADQGYISVGITHDTAEFAVTTIRRWWKHLGKKKYPKSKRLLITADAGGSNGYRLKLWKAELQKFADEAGLKITVCHFPPGTSKWNQIEHRLFSFISINWKGRPLTSYKVIVNSIASTKTKTGLKVYAVLDDNEYQLRKEVNRQELQALKLLPHEFHGEWNYTIKPRN